A section of the Burkholderiales bacterium genome encodes:
- a CDS encoding glycosyltransferase family 39 protein — MLTESTRGATSLSAAPGSFRGASLALFVAIVALGALLRLDQFTAQVLLDDEWHAVHQVLRHGPAALVVELGQADYGIPLGLYDWVLLHTIGLSETAMRAPMMLCGLATLVCFPLAVAPRVGRDAALAFALFLAISPLLVAFSQTARPYAITLLLGWAAHRAFARYWDGHRGAGVFYAIAAAFTTWMHMVIAPFVLAPLAWAAWATARSADRRRERWRALVAIALPTAILIAVALGPPLAAQAQAITGKSGFEALGPNTLRGAFHLWVGTGSTPVALAAFALGAIGAPAVWRALPEARTGTLGLLVTAAAIALARPEWAETPMVFARYLLAFAPLLALSMAAGAVAIGRRLVVRWRWRHAGAVGAAFTASLFAGAAAATGPLPEWSVHPSTHRLGISSLYDFRERHNTALAAERAIPMSPFWASLASRPRGSIVVAAAPFAFESYDWGGALWERVSHQRVVPGWVTGLCVDRRYGELPDLPGLAFANAVRLSDERALASFPIDYVAWQKPWLPREGNRHLRVGDDTAHCEGALRARFGAPVYEDGTLVVFRVRGA; from the coding sequence ATGCTCACGGAGTCGACACGCGGGGCGACGTCGCTCTCCGCGGCTCCCGGAAGCTTCCGGGGCGCGTCGCTCGCGCTCTTCGTCGCGATCGTCGCGCTGGGCGCGTTGCTGCGCCTCGACCAGTTCACCGCGCAGGTGCTGCTCGACGACGAGTGGCACGCGGTGCACCAGGTGCTGCGCCACGGTCCGGCCGCGCTCGTCGTCGAACTGGGCCAGGCCGACTACGGCATTCCGCTCGGGCTCTACGACTGGGTGCTGTTGCACACGATCGGCCTGTCGGAAACCGCGATGCGCGCCCCGATGATGCTGTGCGGACTCGCGACGCTCGTCTGCTTCCCGCTCGCGGTCGCGCCCCGCGTCGGCCGTGACGCGGCGCTCGCCTTCGCCCTCTTCCTCGCGATTTCGCCGCTCCTCGTCGCGTTCAGCCAGACCGCGCGGCCCTACGCCATCACCCTGCTGCTCGGCTGGGCCGCGCACCGCGCATTCGCGCGCTATTGGGATGGCCACCGCGGCGCCGGCGTCTTCTACGCGATCGCCGCGGCCTTCACGACCTGGATGCACATGGTGATCGCTCCGTTCGTGCTCGCGCCGCTCGCGTGGGCGGCCTGGGCGACCGCGCGGAGCGCCGATCGGCGCCGCGAGCGATGGCGCGCGCTCGTCGCGATCGCGCTGCCGACGGCGATCCTGATCGCCGTCGCGCTCGGTCCGCCGCTCGCCGCACAGGCGCAGGCGATCACCGGCAAGAGCGGCTTCGAGGCGCTCGGCCCGAACACGCTGCGCGGCGCGTTCCACCTGTGGGTCGGCACCGGATCGACGCCGGTCGCGCTCGCCGCGTTCGCGCTCGGCGCCATCGGCGCGCCCGCGGTGTGGCGCGCGCTTCCCGAAGCCCGCACCGGAACGCTCGGCCTCCTCGTCACCGCGGCCGCGATCGCCCTCGCGCGGCCCGAGTGGGCCGAGACGCCGATGGTGTTCGCACGCTACCTGTTGGCCTTTGCGCCGCTCCTCGCGCTCTCGATGGCCGCCGGAGCCGTGGCGATCGGGCGCCGCCTCGTCGTCCGATGGCGCTGGAGGCACGCGGGTGCGGTCGGCGCCGCGTTCACCGCCTCGCTCTTCGCCGGCGCCGCCGCCGCCACCGGCCCGTTGCCCGAATGGAGCGTGCATCCCTCGACCCACCGCCTGGGCATCAGTTCCCTCTACGATTTCCGCGAGCGCCACAACACCGCGCTCGCCGCTGAGCGCGCGATCCCGATGTCGCCGTTCTGGGCGTCGCTCGCGTCCCGGCCGCGCGGCTCGATCGTCGTCGCCGCGGCGCCGTTCGCGTTCGAGAGCTACGACTGGGGTGGCGCGCTCTGGGAGCGCGTGTCCCACCAGCGCGTGGTGCCCGGGTGGGTCACCGGCCTGTGCGTCGACCGCCGCTACGGCGAACTGCCCGACCTGCCCGGGCTCGCCTTCGCGAACGCGGTGCGCCTCTCGGACGAGCGGGCGCTCGCGTCGTTCCCGATCGACTACGTCGCCTGGCAGAAGCCCTGGCTGCCTCGGGAGGGAAACCGCCACCTGCGCGTCGGCGACGACACCGCGCACTGCGAAGGCGCGTTGCGCGCGCGGTTCGGCGCACCCGTCTACGAGGACGGGACCCTCGTCGTCTTCCGGGTCCGGGGCGCCTGA
- a CDS encoding glycosyltransferase family 2 protein, with amino-acid sequence MLDGRRIVVVMPAFRAGRTLEATMRDLPKDVVDDIVLVDDASDDDTVAIARSLGLTVLLHPMNRGYGANQKTCYREALERGADVVVMVHPDYQYDPRLVTAMAGMVTSGVYEFVLGSRILGGGALAGGMPWWKYAANRALTLAQNLLLGAKMSEYHSGYRAYSRALLEALPWAENSDDFVFDNELLAQAIVGGHRVGEISVPTRYFADASSIGFARSVRYGVGVLGVSLQGALARTGFHVPARFRNVAARRTVR; translated from the coding sequence ATGCTCGACGGAAGGCGCATCGTGGTCGTGATGCCCGCGTTCCGGGCCGGGCGCACGCTCGAGGCGACCATGCGCGACCTGCCGAAGGACGTCGTCGACGACATCGTGCTCGTCGACGACGCGAGCGACGACGACACGGTCGCGATCGCGCGCTCGCTCGGGCTCACCGTGCTGCTGCACCCGATGAACCGCGGCTACGGCGCCAACCAGAAGACCTGCTACCGGGAGGCGCTCGAGCGCGGCGCCGACGTCGTCGTCATGGTGCACCCGGACTACCAGTACGATCCGCGTCTCGTCACCGCGATGGCCGGGATGGTGACCTCGGGCGTCTACGAATTCGTCCTGGGCTCGCGCATCCTCGGAGGCGGCGCGCTGGCGGGCGGCATGCCGTGGTGGAAGTACGCGGCGAACCGCGCGCTCACCCTCGCGCAGAACCTGCTGCTCGGCGCGAAGATGTCCGAGTACCACAGCGGCTATCGCGCCTACTCGCGCGCGCTGCTCGAGGCGCTGCCCTGGGCGGAGAACTCGGACGACTTCGTGTTCGACAACGAACTCCTCGCGCAGGCCATCGTCGGCGGCCACCGCGTCGGCGAGATTTCCGTGCCGACGCGCTATTTCGCGGACGCGAGTTCGATCGGCTTCGCGCGCTCGGTGCGCTACGGAGTCGGCGTGCTCGGCGTCTCGCTGCAGGGCGCGCTCGCGCGCACCGGCTTCCACGTGCCCGCGCGGTTCCGCAACGTCGCCGCCCGGCGCACCGTTCGGTGA
- a CDS encoding GtrA family protein, giving the protein MNPPALLAEARRFVLHVVTGFAAVAAHYGTMAAMIALGLAPVPASTVGFVAGAIVRFTLAYRHVFDPTLPVAHAGVRFAVALAVQALANAALLWAGLALGIPTWPAQVAATVVMTFANYAAYRLWVFR; this is encoded by the coding sequence GTGAACCCGCCCGCGCTCCTCGCCGAAGCCCGGCGGTTCGTGCTGCATGTCGTCACGGGATTCGCCGCTGTCGCCGCGCACTACGGAACGATGGCGGCCATGATCGCCCTCGGGCTCGCTCCCGTGCCGGCCTCGACGGTCGGATTCGTCGCCGGCGCCATCGTCCGCTTCACGCTCGCCTACCGGCACGTGTTCGACCCGACGCTGCCGGTCGCGCACGCAGGAGTGCGCTTCGCGGTCGCACTCGCCGTGCAGGCGCTGGCGAACGCGGCCCTGCTCTGGGCCGGCCTCGCGCTCGGCATCCCGACCTGGCCGGCGCAGGTGGCGGCGACCGTCGTGATGACCTTCGCGAATTACGCCGCGTACCGTCTCTGGGTGTTTCGCTGA
- a CDS encoding glutathione S-transferase N-terminal domain-containing protein, which translates to MIDLYYWTTPNGHKITIFLEETGLPYRLVPVDISKGEQFDPAFLEVSPNNRIPAIVDHAPPDGGGPLSLMESGAILLYLAGKTGRYYPADLRGRCEVSQWLFWQMAGLGPMAGQNHHFVQYAPEQIPYAIDRYVKETGRLYAVLNKRLADRAFIAHDYSIADMACYPWVLPERQRQDIEDFPHLKRWKAEIGERPAVRRAYAIAKEINTTPAIADEKARAVLFGQDRTTVK; encoded by the coding sequence ATGATCGACCTCTACTACTGGACCACGCCCAACGGCCACAAGATCACGATCTTCCTCGAGGAGACCGGACTGCCTTACCGTCTCGTCCCGGTCGACATCTCGAAGGGCGAGCAGTTCGACCCGGCGTTCCTCGAGGTCTCGCCCAACAACCGGATCCCGGCGATCGTCGACCACGCGCCTCCCGACGGCGGCGGCCCGCTGTCGCTGATGGAATCGGGCGCGATCCTGCTCTACCTCGCCGGCAAGACCGGCCGCTACTATCCCGCCGACCTGCGCGGGCGCTGCGAGGTGTCGCAGTGGCTGTTCTGGCAGATGGCGGGACTCGGTCCGATGGCCGGCCAGAACCACCACTTCGTGCAGTACGCGCCGGAGCAGATCCCCTACGCGATCGACCGCTACGTGAAGGAGACCGGGCGGCTGTACGCGGTGCTGAACAAGCGCCTCGCCGACCGCGCGTTCATCGCGCACGACTACTCGATCGCCGACATGGCCTGCTATCCGTGGGTGCTGCCCGAGCGACAGCGCCAGGACATCGAGGACTTCCCGCACCTCAAACGCTGGAAGGCCGAGATCGGCGAGCGCCCCGCGGTCAGGCGCGCCTACGCGATCGCGAAGGAGATCAACACGACACCCGCGATTGCCGACGAGAAGGCGCGCGCGGTGCTGTTCGGGCAGGACCGCACCACGGTGAAGTGA
- a CDS encoding SDR family oxidoreductase encodes MDLGIAGRRALVCAASRGLGRGCAEALAREGVEVTICARTEADVKRAADEIGAATGGRVGFVACDITTPAGRAAALAACPSPDILVNNAGGPPPGDFRSFDRDAWIRAIDANMLSPIELIRATIDGMIARRFGRIVNITSSAVKAPIDILGLSNGARSGLTGFVAGLARKVVRDGVTINNLLPGQFDTDRLRVTYEGRAKASGRPIDEVMAAGAAAVPAGRFGTAAEFGSVCAFLCSVHAGYLAGQNVLVDGGNYPGTF; translated from the coding sequence GTGGACCTGGGCATCGCCGGCAGGCGCGCGCTGGTGTGCGCGGCGAGCAGGGGGCTCGGACGGGGCTGCGCCGAAGCGCTCGCCCGCGAGGGCGTCGAGGTCACGATCTGCGCGCGCACCGAAGCCGACGTGAAGCGCGCCGCCGACGAGATCGGCGCCGCCACCGGAGGGCGCGTGGGCTTCGTCGCCTGTGACATCACCACGCCCGCGGGCCGTGCCGCCGCGCTAGCCGCGTGTCCGTCGCCGGACATCCTGGTCAACAACGCGGGCGGCCCGCCGCCCGGCGACTTCCGGAGTTTCGACCGCGACGCGTGGATCCGCGCGATCGACGCCAACATGCTCTCGCCGATCGAACTCATCCGCGCGACGATCGACGGCATGATCGCACGGCGCTTCGGCCGGATCGTCAACATCACCTCGTCCGCGGTGAAGGCGCCGATCGACATCCTCGGCCTGTCGAACGGCGCGCGCAGCGGGCTCACCGGATTCGTGGCCGGGCTCGCGCGCAAGGTCGTGCGCGACGGCGTGACGATCAACAACCTGCTGCCGGGGCAGTTCGACACCGACCGGCTGCGCGTCACCTACGAGGGCCGGGCGAAGGCCTCGGGCCGGCCGATCGACGAGGTGATGGCGGCCGGCGCCGCCGCGGTGCCGGCCGGACGCTTCGGCACCGCCGCGGAGTTCGGATCGGTGTGCGCGTTCCTGTGCAGCGTGCACGCGGGCTACCTCGCCGGCCAGAACGTGCTGGTCGACGGCGGCAACTATCCCGGGACGTTCTGA
- a CDS encoding MFS transporter — protein MIGLVGSAHALSHYFQLVLPPLFPLLRDEFGVSWSLLGMIVGTFYVASGVSQFLSGFAVDRFGARPVMFAGLALLAGGTVLAGFAPGIGWLFVFAALMGVGNGVFHPVDFAILNANVATKRLGHAYSVHGIGGSLGYAASPIVTFALASAIGWRPTLVATGIAGLVALGVLATQRAELSSRVAHGVSMSHAGAASLFRQPAILACFAYFALVTASATGLQTFSPAVLNVAFDVPLALATSAVTAFLLGGAAGIVAGGFLAVRTTRHDRVAAVGLALGAALLLTTVVAPPTFATVLPLFAAIGIVTGATGPSRDMIVRNATPEGATGRVYGFVYSALDVGATIGPIWFGFMLDHALGQTVFAGAAACFVVAIATVLQVRRAGAVRAA, from the coding sequence GTGATCGGTCTCGTCGGCAGTGCGCACGCGCTGTCGCACTACTTCCAGCTCGTGCTGCCGCCGCTTTTCCCGCTCTTGCGCGACGAGTTCGGCGTGTCGTGGTCGCTCCTCGGCATGATCGTGGGCACCTTCTACGTCGCCTCGGGCGTCTCGCAGTTCCTCTCCGGGTTCGCGGTCGACCGCTTCGGCGCGCGCCCGGTGATGTTCGCGGGCCTCGCGCTCCTGGCCGGCGGCACCGTGCTCGCAGGCTTCGCTCCCGGCATCGGGTGGCTGTTCGTGTTCGCCGCGCTGATGGGCGTCGGCAACGGGGTGTTCCATCCGGTCGACTTCGCGATCCTCAACGCCAACGTCGCGACGAAGCGGCTCGGCCACGCCTACTCGGTCCACGGGATCGGCGGTTCGCTCGGCTACGCCGCCTCGCCGATCGTGACCTTCGCGCTCGCGAGCGCGATCGGCTGGCGCCCGACGCTCGTCGCGACCGGGATCGCGGGCCTCGTCGCGCTCGGCGTACTCGCGACGCAGCGCGCCGAACTCTCGAGCCGCGTCGCCCACGGCGTCTCGATGTCGCACGCGGGCGCGGCGAGCCTGTTCCGCCAGCCCGCGATCCTCGCGTGCTTCGCCTACTTCGCGCTCGTGACGGCGAGCGCCACCGGCCTGCAGACGTTCTCGCCGGCGGTCCTGAACGTCGCGTTCGACGTTCCGCTCGCCCTCGCGACCTCGGCGGTGACCGCGTTCCTGCTCGGCGGCGCGGCGGGCATCGTCGCCGGCGGCTTCCTCGCGGTGCGCACGACGCGCCACGATCGCGTCGCGGCCGTCGGGCTCGCGCTCGGCGCGGCGCTGCTGCTGACCACGGTGGTCGCTCCGCCGACCTTCGCGACGGTGCTCCCGCTCTTCGCGGCGATCGGGATCGTGACCGGCGCGACCGGCCCGTCGCGCGACATGATCGTGCGCAACGCGACGCCCGAAGGCGCGACCGGCCGGGTCTACGGCTTCGTCTACTCGGCGCTCGACGTCGGCGCGACGATCGGGCCGATCTGGTTCGGCTTCATGCTCGACCACGCGCTGGGCCAGACGGTGTTCGCCGGCGCCGCCGCGTGCTTCGTGGTCGCGATCGCGACCGTGCTGCAGGTGCGGCGCGCCGGCGCGGTGCGGGCGGCATAG
- the msrB gene encoding peptide-methionine (R)-S-oxide reductase MsrB — MSESAKKTDAEWRALLSPEQYRITREKGTERAFTGAYWNQHANGEYACVCCGAKLFSSDAKFDSGCGWPSFTAPERDSSVRTVPDLTLGMRRTEVLCAACDAHLGHVFDDGPQPAGTRYCMNSAALAFEPKD; from the coding sequence ATGAGCGAATCTGCGAAGAAGACCGACGCCGAGTGGCGGGCGCTGCTCTCCCCCGAGCAGTACCGGATCACCCGCGAGAAGGGCACCGAGCGCGCGTTCACCGGCGCGTACTGGAATCAGCACGCGAACGGCGAGTACGCGTGCGTGTGCTGCGGCGCGAAGCTCTTCTCGTCGGACGCCAAGTTCGACTCGGGCTGCGGCTGGCCGTCGTTCACCGCGCCCGAGCGTGACTCGAGCGTGCGCACCGTGCCCGACCTGACGCTCGGCATGCGCCGCACCGAAGTGCTGTGCGCCGCGTGCGACGCGCACCTGGGTCACGTGTTCGACGACGGCCCGCAACCGGCGGGCACGCGCTACTGCATGAACTCGGCGGCGCTCGCGTTCGAGCCGAAGGACTGA
- a CDS encoding response regulator transcription factor, which yields MRLLFAEDDPMIGAGVRQGLAQEGFAVDWVRDGAAAELALAENVHEAVLLDLGLPRKDGLHVLSAMRRRGDQRPVLVLTARDALSDRVAGLDAGADDYLAKPFELAELAARLRAVARRASGRAAPTIELGEVSIDPSTREVRVHGEPVALSAREYALLETLSARPGAILSRAQLEERLYGWKDAVESNAVEVHLSGLRRKLPEGLIRNVRGLGWMIAAKRRP from the coding sequence ATGCGCCTGCTCTTCGCCGAGGACGACCCGATGATCGGCGCGGGCGTCCGCCAGGGGCTCGCGCAGGAGGGGTTCGCCGTCGACTGGGTGCGCGACGGCGCGGCGGCCGAACTCGCGCTCGCCGAGAACGTCCACGAGGCGGTGCTGCTCGACCTGGGCCTCCCGCGCAAGGACGGCCTCCACGTGCTCTCCGCGATGCGCCGGCGCGGCGACCAGCGTCCGGTGCTCGTCCTCACCGCACGCGACGCGCTGTCCGACCGCGTGGCCGGGCTCGACGCGGGTGCCGACGACTACCTCGCGAAACCGTTCGAGCTGGCCGAGCTCGCGGCGCGGCTCCGCGCGGTCGCGCGCCGTGCGTCGGGGCGCGCCGCGCCGACGATCGAACTCGGCGAGGTGTCGATCGATCCGTCGACGCGCGAGGTGCGCGTCCACGGCGAGCCGGTCGCGTTGTCCGCGCGCGAGTACGCGCTGCTGGAAACGCTCTCCGCCCGCCCCGGCGCGATCCTGTCGCGCGCGCAGCTCGAGGAACGCCTCTACGGCTGGAAGGACGCGGTCGAGAGCAACGCGGTCGAGGTGCACCTCTCGGGTCTGCGCCGCAAGCTGCCCGAAGGCCTGATCCGCAACGTGCGCGGACTGGGCTGGATGATCGCGGCGAAGAGACGTCCGTGA
- a CDS encoding sensor histidine kinase N-terminal domain-containing protein: MRSIRSALLVPLAGGLALALVVATVATYLRARDEASALFDVQLTQLAASVTGMPLSVAPGGPSVGGVDAPLVVQVWNRDGVQVFRSQGTREVPDRRAPGFSTVHAQGGPWRVYSVLAGGELVQVAQPLALRDQLAASLAWSTILPWLVAAPLIGLLLWFAIARAMKPLDRLAAAVGERSPRGLRPVEGAWPSEVEPLVAALNGLLARLDATLDAQKAFVADAAHELRTPLAAVHLQAELAERAHGEPERAAALAAMKGGLRRATRVVEQLLSLAREDDAADTTPLARVDLAALARSVVEQQAGIAAAKDVDLGAEHLEAIEVDGDAHALATLASNLVDNAIRYVPSGGHVDVLVERRDGAPALVVRDDGPGIPEGERATMFERFARGGRTDAPGSGLGLAIVKRIAERHGARVTLGEGPQGRGLEVVVGFVDARGQAAANCSSASRA; this comes from the coding sequence GTGAGGTCGATCCGTAGCGCCCTCCTCGTCCCGCTCGCCGGCGGGCTCGCGCTCGCGCTCGTCGTCGCAACGGTCGCCACGTACCTGCGCGCGCGCGACGAGGCGAGCGCGCTCTTCGACGTCCAGCTCACCCAGCTCGCCGCGTCGGTCACCGGCATGCCATTGTCCGTCGCGCCGGGCGGGCCGTCGGTCGGCGGCGTCGACGCGCCGCTCGTCGTGCAGGTGTGGAACCGCGACGGCGTGCAGGTGTTCCGCTCGCAGGGCACGCGCGAGGTGCCGGACCGCCGCGCGCCGGGGTTCTCCACCGTGCACGCGCAGGGCGGGCCGTGGCGCGTGTACAGCGTGCTCGCGGGCGGCGAACTCGTCCAGGTCGCCCAGCCGCTCGCGCTGCGCGACCAGCTCGCCGCGAGCCTCGCGTGGTCGACGATCCTGCCCTGGCTCGTGGCGGCGCCGCTGATCGGCCTGTTGCTGTGGTTCGCGATCGCCCGGGCGATGAAGCCGCTCGACCGCCTCGCGGCCGCGGTCGGCGAGCGCAGCCCGCGCGGCCTGCGCCCGGTCGAAGGCGCCTGGCCCTCCGAGGTCGAGCCGCTCGTCGCCGCGCTGAACGGCCTGCTCGCGCGCCTCGACGCGACGCTCGACGCGCAGAAGGCGTTCGTCGCCGACGCCGCGCACGAGTTGCGCACGCCGCTCGCCGCCGTGCACCTGCAGGCGGAACTCGCCGAACGCGCGCACGGCGAACCGGAGCGCGCCGCCGCGCTCGCCGCGATGAAGGGCGGCCTGCGCCGCGCGACGCGGGTGGTCGAGCAGCTGCTCTCGCTCGCGCGCGAGGACGACGCGGCGGATACCACGCCCCTGGCGCGCGTCGACCTCGCGGCGCTCGCGCGGAGCGTGGTCGAGCAGCAGGCCGGCATCGCGGCCGCGAAGGACGTGGACCTCGGCGCCGAGCACCTGGAAGCGATCGAGGTCGACGGCGACGCGCATGCGCTCGCCACGCTCGCCTCGAACCTCGTCGACAACGCGATCCGCTACGTGCCCTCCGGCGGGCACGTCGACGTGCTGGTCGAGCGCCGTGACGGCGCGCCCGCGCTGGTGGTCCGCGACGACGGGCCCGGCATCCCGGAAGGCGAGCGCGCGACGATGTTCGAGCGCTTCGCCCGCGGCGGGCGGACCGATGCACCGGGCAGCGGTCTCGGCCTCGCGATCGTCAAGCGCATCGCCGAGCGCCATGGCGCGCGGGTCACGCTCGGCGAAGGTCCGCAGGGGCGCGGACTCGAGGTGGTCGTCGGGTTCGTCGATGCGCGCGGTCAGGCGGCGGCGAACTGCAGCTCGGCGAGCCGCGCGTAG
- a CDS encoding ATP-binding cassette domain-containing protein translates to MARGNRIRVESPKLPPATALRVFARVWRVLTPYRGRAAIAAIALLVAAGGTLALGQGVKFVIDRGILAGNPAELDRTLAWTLAVIVVIALATFLRFYSVTWLGERVTSDLRREVFSHLLTLPPGWFEISRTGEVIARVLSDTAKLESVVGWSVSMAIRNLLFVLGGLVMLALTSPKLTLFVLVGVPLTVAPIIVFGRRVRRFSRVSQDRLAEVGAYVDEAFHEIRTVQAYGHEDADRRQFGQRVEDAFRAAREQIRQRAVLIASVILLVFGAIGIIMWVGGHDVLAGRMTAGELSAFVFYAVIVASSVGSLSEGIGELQRAAGATERLFDLLTVRPDIAAPAHAVSMPVPSRGEVDLRDVTFHYPSRADTSALERFSLSVQRGERVALVGPSGAGKSTVFQLLLRFYDPQEGEVRVDGVDLREADPAAVRQRIAVVPQDAVIFATSVLENVRYGRPEATDAEVRAACDAAYASEFIERLPDRYGAWLGERGVRLSGGQRQRIAIARAVLADRPILLLDEATSALDAESERMVQLALERLMAQRTTLVIAHRLATVRHADRIVVMDRGRAIASGTHDALVRDNPLYARLAELQFAAA, encoded by the coding sequence ATGGCACGAGGCAACCGCATCCGCGTCGAGTCTCCGAAGCTGCCGCCCGCGACGGCGCTGCGCGTGTTCGCGCGGGTGTGGCGCGTCCTCACGCCCTATCGCGGGCGCGCCGCGATCGCGGCGATCGCGCTCCTGGTGGCCGCCGGCGGCACGCTAGCGCTCGGCCAGGGCGTGAAGTTCGTGATCGACCGCGGGATCCTCGCCGGGAATCCGGCGGAACTCGATCGAACGCTCGCCTGGACGCTCGCCGTCATCGTCGTGATCGCGCTCGCGACCTTTCTCCGGTTCTACAGCGTGACCTGGCTGGGCGAGCGGGTGACCTCCGACCTGCGGCGCGAGGTCTTCTCGCACCTCCTCACGCTGCCGCCGGGATGGTTCGAGATCTCACGGACCGGCGAAGTGATCGCGCGCGTCCTGAGCGACACGGCGAAGCTCGAATCGGTCGTCGGCTGGTCGGTGTCGATGGCGATCCGCAACCTGCTGTTCGTCCTCGGCGGACTCGTGATGCTCGCGCTCACCAGTCCCAAGCTCACGCTGTTCGTGCTCGTCGGCGTGCCGCTGACCGTGGCGCCGATCATCGTGTTCGGACGCCGCGTTCGCCGGTTCTCGCGGGTGAGCCAGGACCGGCTGGCCGAGGTCGGCGCCTACGTCGACGAGGCGTTCCACGAGATCCGGACGGTGCAGGCGTACGGGCACGAGGACGCGGACCGGCGGCAGTTCGGGCAACGGGTCGAGGACGCATTTCGCGCCGCGCGCGAGCAGATACGCCAGCGTGCCGTGCTGATCGCCTCGGTGATCCTGCTCGTGTTCGGCGCCATCGGCATCATCATGTGGGTCGGCGGGCACGACGTGCTCGCAGGGCGCATGACCGCGGGCGAACTCTCGGCGTTCGTGTTCTACGCGGTGATCGTGGCGAGTTCGGTGGGCTCGCTGAGCGAGGGGATCGGGGAGTTGCAGCGCGCGGCGGGCGCCACCGAGCGGTTGTTCGACCTCCTCACGGTGCGCCCTGACATCGCCGCGCCGGCGCACGCGGTATCGATGCCGGTTCCATCGCGCGGCGAAGTAGATCTACGCGATGTGACGTTCCACTATCCGTCGCGAGCCGACACTTCCGCGCTGGAGCGATTCTCGCTGTCCGTGCAGCGGGGCGAACGCGTGGCGCTGGTCGGGCCTTCGGGGGCGGGCAAGTCGACCGTGTTCCAGCTCCTGCTGCGCTTCTACGATCCGCAGGAAGGTGAGGTCCGGGTCGATGGTGTCGACCTGCGCGAGGCCGATCCGGCGGCGGTCCGGCAGCGGATCGCCGTGGTGCCGCAGGATGCCGTGATCTTCGCGACGAGCGTGCTCGAGAACGTGCGCTACGGCCGGCCCGAGGCGACCGACGCCGAGGTGCGGGCCGCGTGCGATGCGGCATACGCGTCCGAGTTCATCGAGCGCCTCCCGGATCGGTACGGCGCGTGGCTGGGTGAACGCGGCGTGCGCCTGTCCGGCGGGCAGCGGCAACGCATCGCGATCGCGCGCGCCGTGCTCGCCGACCGGCCGATCCTGCTGCTCGACGAGGCGACCAGCGCGCTGGACGCCGAGAGCGAGCGCATGGTGCAGCTCGCACTCGAACGCCTGATGGCGCAACGCACGACGCTCGTCATCGCGCATCGACTCGCGACCGTACGCCACGCCGACCGCATCGTCGTGATGGACCGGGGCCGCGCGATCGCCTCGGGCACGCACGACGCGCTGGTGCGCGACAATCCGCTCTACGCGCGGCTCGCCGAGCTGCAGTTCGCCGCCGCCTGA